One Brassica napus cultivar Da-Ae chromosome C2, Da-Ae, whole genome shotgun sequence DNA window includes the following coding sequences:
- the LOC106379232 gene encoding uncharacterized protein LOC106379232, giving the protein MDHYGRQPPYGDGGMQIQPYHGGPRTGDFRSYSASYATATENNIYDIKKGKSIERSKSWGITDPELLRKKRVASYKMYSVEGKVKGSFRKSFRWLKQRYTQVLYGW; this is encoded by the coding sequence ATGGATCACTACGGTCGTCAACCACCGTATGGAGACGGAGGGATGCAGATCCAGCCTTACCACGGCGGTCCAAGAACCGGAGACTTCAGGAGCTACAGCGCCTCGTACGCGACGGCGACAGAGAACAACATATACGATATCAAGAAGGGGAAGTCGATAGAGAGGTCGAAGTCTTGGGGGATAACGGACCCGGAGCTgctgaggaagaaaagggttgcGAGTTATAAGATGTATAGTGTTGAAGGAAAAGTCAAAGGGTCGTTTAGAAAAAGTTTTAGATGGCTTAAGCAGAGGTATACGCAGGTCCTCTATGGCTGGTga
- the LOC106383740 gene encoding conserved oligomeric Golgi complex subunit 8, whose product MATEIGEMSPPETTASLLALASASQQPYVSELLSFTLDRLHKEPELLRVDAERIQRQMQEVAVGNYRAFITAADALLAIRQEVSSIDKHLESLIGEVPKLTSGCTEFIDSAENILEKRKMNQALLANHSTLLDLLEIPQLMDTCVRNGNFDEALDLEAFVSKLATMHPKLPVIQALAAEVRQTTQSLLSQLLQKLRSNIQLPECLRIIGYLRRIGVFGEYEMRLQFLRCREAWLTGILEDLDQKNAYEYLKGMINCHRMHLFDVVNQYRAIFADDTSGSEENYDGGLLFSWAMHQITSHLKTLKIMLPKITEGGSLSNILDQCMYCAMGLGWVGLDFRGLLPPLFEEAVLNLFSKNMSTAVENFQLVLDSHRWVPLPSVGFPSSGINDDSKDDVTPPSYLMEHPPLAVFINGVSAALNELRPCAPLSLKNVIAHELIKGLQAVSDSLLRYNTTRMLRLNESNLFLSLCRAFVEVVFPHCATCFGRCYPGGASIVMDAKSAYEGLSRILAASSSPEPSNKLAKTISIDPTSASENGVTSQAEEKQVESPNEKEENSPIPLQIPETTTPHES is encoded by the exons ATGGCAACGGAGATCGGAGAGATGTCTCCGCCGGAGACGACTGCGAGTCTGCTCGCTCTCGCTTCCGCCTCTCAGCAACCGTACGTCTCCGAGCTCCTCTCCTTCACTCTCGATCGTCTCCAcaag GAGCCGGAGCTGCTTCGAGTGGACGCGGAGCGGATTCAGAGGCAAATGCAAGAGGTTGCGGTTGGGAACTACCGCGCGTTTATCACCGCTGCGGATGCTTTGCTCGCGATCCGCCAGGAAGTTTCCTCCATCGATAAGCATCTCGAGTCTCTG ATTGGTGAAGTCCCCAAACTAACGTCTGGCTGCACAGAATTTATCGATTCTGCGGAGAATATTCtggagaagaggaagatgaaccAAGCTTTGCTGGCAAATCACAGCACTCTTCTTGACTTGCTTGAGATTCCTCAGCTTATGGACAC ATGCGTGAGAAACGGAAACTTTGACGAAGCGCTTGACCTGGAAGCATTTGTATCCAAACTTGCAACTATGCATCCCAA ATTGCCTGTTATCCAAGCACTTGCAGCGGAGGTTAGACAGACAACTCAGTCACTTCTCTCACAGCTTCTCCAGAAACTGCGCTCAAATATACAG TTGCCAGAATGTCTCCGGATTATTGGATACTTAAGGCGAATAGGAGTCTTTGGCGAGTATGAAATGCGGTTACAG TTCTTAAGATGCCGTGAGGCATGGCTAACTGGAATTCTCGAGGATCTAGACCAGAAAAATGCTTACGAGTATTTAAAAGGCATGATAAACTGTCACAGAATGCACCTATTTGATGTGGTTAATCAATATCGAGCTATCTTTGCTGATGATACATCGGGGAGCGAAGAAAACTATGATGGTGGACTTCTGTTTAGCTGGGCCATGCATCAGATAACATCGCACCTGAAAACTCTGAAAATTATGCTCCCGAAGATAACTGAAGGAGGATCTCTATCAAATATTTTGGATCAGTGCATG TACTGCGCTATGGGGCTTGGTTGGGTTGGGCTAGACTTCCGGGGCTTGCTTCCTCCTCTTTTTGAAGA GGCGGTTCTAAATTTGTTTTCCAAGAACATGAGCACAGCTGTAGAGAATTTCCAG TTAGTTTTGGATTCACATCGTTGGGTTCCATTACCATCTGTTGGCTTCCCATCAAGTGGTATTAACGACGATAGCAAAGATGACGTCACACCTCCATCATACTTGATGGAACACCCGCCTCTTGCAGTTTTCATAAACG GTGTATCTGCTGCGTTGAACGAACTACGTCCTTGTGCCCCGCTAAGTCTAAAGAATGTAATTGCTCATGAATTGATCAAAGGACTTCAAGCTGTGTCTGACTCCTTGCTAAGATACAACACAACTCGGATGCTACGACTCAACGAATCCAATCTCTTCCTCTCACTTTGCCGAGCTTTTGTCGAG GTGGTGTTTCCACATTGCGCAACATGCTTTGGCCGGTGTTATCCAGGTGGTGCTAGTATAGTTATGGATGCCAAGAGTGCATACGAAGGTCTAAGTCGCATCTTAGCCGCTTCGTCCTCTCCAGAACCATCCAACAAATTAGCAAAGACCATTAGCATCGACCCGACGAGTGCATCAGAGAACGGTGTAACCTCCCAAGCCGAAGAAAAACAAGTGGAGAGTCCGAACGAGAAAGAAGAGAACAGTCCCATTCCCTTGCAGATTCCTGAGACAACAACACCACACGAGTCTTGa